A window of the Candidatus Nitrosotalea okcheonensis genome harbors these coding sequences:
- a CDS encoding transcriptional regulator: MFDKFRKKKDENGSISSGMEGKIADQPGKVFQYEPEAGNIKTSEVIEESHFHPSEQVKIPEPIQQTRMSTSGEDIGIQALMDKRTKLEEAIDYVGLMIKDLKDKRTSLEKNIEDESVDIKNLKEKLVKVGQYIEEEKQGIKTLQQKRSEVEKEADDVAVMITNLRERLVNIDQVVNEEGSKIAKFKETRPKTESSLT; this comes from the coding sequence ATGTTTGACAAATTCCGAAAGAAAAAGGATGAGAACGGATCGATTTCTTCAGGAATGGAGGGCAAGATCGCTGATCAGCCAGGCAAGGTTTTTCAATATGAACCAGAAGCAGGGAATATAAAGACGTCCGAAGTCATTGAAGAATCCCATTTTCACCCTTCAGAACAAGTAAAAATACCGGAACCTATTCAACAAACTCGTATGAGCACATCAGGTGAAGATATAGGAATCCAGGCATTAATGGACAAGAGAACCAAGTTAGAAGAAGCTATAGACTATGTAGGTTTAATGATCAAGGACCTCAAAGACAAGCGAACTAGTCTAGAAAAAAATATTGAAGATGAATCAGTCGATATCAAGAATCTAAAGGAGAAACTTGTCAAAGTAGGTCAATACATAGAAGAAGAAAAACAGGGCATCAAGACATTACAACAAAAAAGAAGTGAGGTTGAAAAAGAAGCAGATGATGTTGCAGTAATGATCACCAACCTACGAGAAAGGCTAGTCAACATTGATCAAGTAGTAAATGAAGAAGGTAGCAAGATAGCAAAATTCAAAGAGACTAGACCAAAGACCGAGTCTTCTCTAACCTAG
- a CDS encoding DUF6659 family protein encodes MMRFAAIIDLKGNISEAIMKEGKTSLKSQKEEEHFCKQVATRRKIRQQFDKSLGPVNYVHIERQKITQIVIYPKRKTVYVTMEPDMDIKRKLEIVELIKKKTAKL; translated from the coding sequence ATGATGCGATTTGCTGCAATAATAGATCTAAAAGGAAACATATCTGAAGCAATAATGAAAGAAGGCAAGACTTCGTTAAAGTCCCAAAAGGAGGAAGAGCATTTCTGCAAACAAGTGGCAACAAGGAGAAAAATTAGACAACAGTTTGACAAAAGCCTCGGACCCGTAAATTATGTACACATTGAACGTCAAAAAATTACTCAGATTGTTATCTATCCAAAACGTAAGACTGTCTATGTGACAATGGAACCAGATATGGATATAAAACGAAAGTTAGAAATTGTAGAATTAATCAAAAAGAAAACTGCAAAATTATAA
- a CDS encoding winged helix-turn-helix domain-containing protein, translated as MSKQQYRSEMGIIADILGVAMDGGTQGVIISAISRRANLSHYAVLEKCQKLIDAGLVESMKSDRNRLFRVTEKGIRFSQEFQRFQGVMQGLNLRY; from the coding sequence ATGTCAAAACAACAATACAGGTCCGAAATGGGCATCATAGCCGATATCCTTGGTGTGGCCATGGATGGAGGAACCCAAGGAGTGATTATCTCCGCTATATCCCGAAGAGCAAACCTATCTCATTATGCAGTACTTGAGAAATGTCAGAAATTAATAGATGCAGGATTGGTAGAATCAATGAAATCCGACAGAAATAGGCTTTTTAGGGTTACAGAGAAAGGAATCAGGTTCTCCCAGGAATTCCAGAGATTCCAAGGCGTAATGCAGGGACTTAATCTCAGGTATTAA
- a CDS encoding helix-turn-helix transcriptional regulator, translating into MIEIQKVLPERMLFVRINYTLTTMVRAPVVAICFVLLTLSSFVQYAIGSPKVLDFTVYADGTTHVFYQTDVDARSPDFSLNVYGSNIENLVVQDENGTLLSSKVNANTITVATLGASAIKVDYDTPDLISKNGRTWTFHVNSPTDYSIMLPKNTVIVGMSASPLNMQIVDDQSLLSLPSGSSDIDYVFGVLGTSQTATLAIQKAQDFINTLNSTGVKTPLALAKLQEAQFAFNQGKYSDAESFANSAKNLALQEQQTAISKLSTNSSDNHIPVSSSDNLSIYLLTGGIVAAGIAGIIILRKARSTKIITSSKIPQNNDYIPSKKEEIYKLKPDLRQDDKEIIAFISEKGGQVYESELRKKFLMPRTTMWRAVKRLEREDVVEIEKVDQQNLIKLRKMEDQK; encoded by the coding sequence ATGATCGAGATACAAAAAGTATTACCAGAAAGAATGCTTTTTGTAAGGATCAATTATACTCTCACAACAATGGTAAGGGCTCCAGTTGTAGCGATATGCTTTGTTTTACTCACCCTCTCTTCCTTTGTACAGTACGCTATAGGCAGCCCCAAAGTTCTTGATTTTACAGTTTATGCAGATGGAACAACCCATGTTTTCTATCAAACTGACGTAGACGCTCGATCACCGGATTTCAGCCTGAATGTATATGGTAGTAATATTGAAAACCTTGTTGTACAGGACGAAAATGGAACACTGCTTTCAAGTAAGGTGAATGCAAATACTATAACAGTAGCAACTCTGGGAGCTTCCGCGATAAAGGTAGACTATGATACGCCTGACTTGATATCTAAGAATGGAAGAACATGGACTTTTCATGTAAATTCTCCTACTGATTATTCTATAATGTTACCAAAAAATACAGTAATTGTCGGAATGAGTGCATCTCCTTTAAACATGCAAATAGTTGATGATCAATCACTTCTATCGTTACCAAGTGGCTCGTCAGACATTGATTATGTCTTTGGTGTCCTAGGTACAAGCCAGACTGCTACTTTGGCAATTCAAAAAGCTCAAGATTTTATCAATACTTTGAATTCTACAGGTGTGAAAACTCCTTTGGCTTTGGCAAAACTTCAGGAAGCTCAATTTGCTTTTAATCAAGGCAAGTATTCCGACGCAGAATCTTTTGCTAACTCCGCAAAAAATCTTGCTCTACAAGAACAACAAACTGCCATCTCAAAACTATCCACTAACTCATCTGATAACCATATTCCAGTTAGCTCATCTGACAATTTATCGATCTATCTTTTAACTGGAGGAATTGTTGCTGCCGGAATAGCTGGAATCATAATCTTGAGAAAAGCAAGATCAACTAAGATAATAACTTCTAGTAAAATCCCACAAAATAATGACTATATTCCATCGAAAAAGGAGGAAATTTACAAACTCAAACCAGATTTACGTCAAGATGACAAAGAAATCATAGCATTCATTTCTGAAAAAGGAGGTCAGGTATACGAAAGCGAATTACGCAAAAAATTCTTGATGCCACGAACAACAATGTGGCGCGCTGTTAAACGACTTGAAAGAGAAGATGTTGTTGAAATAGAAAAAGTTGATCAACAAAATCTTATTAAACTTCGTAAAATGGAGGATCAGAAATGA
- a CDS encoding RNA-guided endonuclease InsQ/TnpB family protein: MATKCIKQSYQSPPELLSMMETFRQMVNDCIRIGIANNCSTMKRLSILSYKELSNYKILSYYKLTAISQASGRLALMKKDIKKGRTPKSPYVSKPYLVSCYGFKIIGMLLSIPISNHDKFLVRLNDYTISQLENVEPRPFTITPNSISISVRKEMEQIIPENVIGIDRNLRNITAFDGKQSIMYKTNKLLSIKENTSHVIASFRRLDIRKKKSFQQRLGNRRSRRIQQHLHKISKDIVQRAVESKSIIVMEDLKGIRKLYKTGNGQGNKYRRRLNSWSFYELQRQITYKAEWEGIQVQFVDPKRTSKLCPICGDRLQEDKFQLRKLLCINCKKSIDRDVVASMNIAYKGWSRFCHPRGLLVEAVNGNLENFQPVILRVDGSKLIVGKK; encoded by the coding sequence TTGGCAACCAAATGTATAAAACAATCATACCAATCACCACCTGAACTATTATCAATGATGGAAACATTCAGGCAAATGGTAAATGACTGTATCAGAATTGGAATAGCAAACAATTGTTCAACCATGAAAAGACTATCGATATTATCATACAAGGAACTGAGCAATTACAAAATACTATCATATTACAAGTTAACTGCAATATCTCAGGCATCTGGAAGGTTAGCATTGATGAAAAAAGACATCAAGAAGGGAAGAACTCCAAAATCTCCATATGTATCAAAACCATATCTTGTTTCTTGCTATGGTTTCAAGATAATTGGCATGTTATTGTCAATTCCAATATCAAACCATGACAAGTTTCTAGTAAGATTAAATGACTATACAATATCACAACTAGAAAATGTAGAACCGAGGCCATTTACGATAACACCTAATTCGATATCAATCTCAGTCAGAAAGGAAATGGAGCAAATCATTCCAGAAAACGTTATTGGTATAGACAGAAACCTCAGAAACATCACTGCATTTGATGGTAAGCAATCAATAATGTACAAGACCAACAAGTTACTTTCAATAAAGGAAAACACAAGCCATGTTATAGCATCATTTAGAAGATTGGACATCAGAAAGAAAAAGTCATTCCAGCAAAGACTGGGAAATAGGAGGTCAAGACGTATCCAGCAACATCTACACAAAATATCAAAGGATATCGTACAACGAGCCGTAGAATCAAAATCAATCATAGTTATGGAAGATCTAAAAGGAATCCGTAAGCTATACAAGACTGGAAATGGTCAGGGAAACAAGTATCGCCGAAGATTAAACTCGTGGTCGTTCTATGAACTGCAAAGGCAGATTACATACAAGGCAGAATGGGAAGGGATTCAAGTACAATTCGTAGATCCTAAACGCACAAGCAAGCTTTGTCCAATATGCGGAGATAGACTCCAAGAGGACAAGTTTCAACTTCGAAAATTGTTGTGCATTAATTGTAAGAAATCAATTGACAGGGATGTAGTAGCATCCATGAACATTGCTTACAAGGGGTGGAGTAGGTTTTGCCATCCTAGAGGGCTTTTAGTTGAAGCGGTGAACGGGAATCTGGAAAACTTTCAGCCAGTAATCCTGCGAGTGGATGGAAGCAAGTTGATTGTAGGGAAGAAATGA
- a CDS encoding NHL repeat-containing protein, with the protein MEKLIFLFVLVTLPFVVYQDASALTINAVPEKQEFGANDWIKVNVTIQGYNGGQVNWVAHRPDNSTISGVLDQQIRSGKAIHQIIRSANDNEFGPWLINYAYEGSNQTVRVNVMPLDLTVITDKITYYEPDTMNINISSSYYSPYAKFAHSYFLDFYDQNGNNAIGITEIEVKADQPSVTYHFPMLQFAKYNPPGLYNLKIQYFNSVKYVPFILGDINKLIDISVENSATFYSGNQVELDLIFTKLTESSGTIKITDPLGNTTSSQFYPQSVHYVLALNNLPKIIGTYNFEIDYAGIVKTGSFKIVQNSLELPNIKLDIFPNKLNYRPGEIANFEIHVSNVTTNSISTWITSPNGNASPAILLPMDTTEIIIPHKIAQNDSRGTWKLYVNYDGIIKNSSFNVDGSPVDSGEILDPVQYNIPTFVSAINSTTFKSPTGIAIDQDNNIYVVDSGNSKIKKFDDKNNLLLSWGDVGSASGQFKNPSGIFVNENYVYVADSGNSRIIMFNKTGSFVYSWGTYGDNPGMFQIPTAINSDHSGDLVVGDMGRGSIQLFDNKGTYEDKIDSSFADGASFSGIKALAFDSRDNLYTISTDNKILKYSSIGKFLNWYGSTGTDDGRFINPSAIAIDSKDNIYVADTGNHRIQKFDSHGNFLWSWSMQQNGQGGFEQPVGLAIDAADNIYVVDKQENSVQKFALYGGTANILPSWIKNTSIGWAEGVLGKKDFSQAVIYVVNQGIIKTPSMNLDDTMKIPNWLKGNVRQWYSGQIDDNTFWAAIQHLLSIGAMKI; encoded by the coding sequence GTGGAAAAGCTAATTTTCTTATTTGTACTTGTGACCTTGCCATTTGTTGTTTACCAAGATGCAAGTGCCTTAACGATAAATGCTGTTCCTGAAAAACAAGAGTTTGGAGCAAATGATTGGATAAAGGTCAATGTTACAATTCAGGGATATAATGGTGGTCAGGTAAATTGGGTTGCCCACAGACCCGACAATTCAACAATATCAGGAGTATTGGACCAGCAAATAAGGTCAGGAAAAGCAATACACCAAATTATACGAAGTGCAAACGATAATGAGTTTGGTCCATGGTTAATCAATTATGCATATGAAGGCAGTAATCAAACAGTTCGTGTCAATGTCATGCCTCTTGATTTAACTGTAATAACAGACAAGATAACATATTATGAACCGGACACAATGAACATCAACATTTCTTCATCTTACTATAGCCCATATGCCAAATTTGCTCATTCTTATTTTCTAGATTTTTATGATCAGAACGGAAATAATGCAATTGGAATAACAGAAATTGAAGTAAAAGCAGACCAGCCAAGTGTAACATATCATTTTCCAATGTTACAATTTGCTAAATACAATCCTCCAGGATTATACAACTTAAAAATTCAATATTTTAATTCTGTCAAATATGTACCATTTATCTTAGGCGACATAAACAAGCTAATAGACATATCAGTAGAGAATTCGGCCACCTTTTATTCAGGAAATCAGGTAGAGCTTGATTTGATATTTACCAAGTTAACTGAATCAAGCGGTACTATAAAAATAACAGATCCTTTGGGAAATACAACCAGCAGTCAATTTTACCCACAATCTGTACATTATGTTTTAGCGCTCAATAACTTGCCCAAGATAATTGGAACCTATAATTTTGAAATCGATTATGCTGGCATAGTAAAGACAGGTTCTTTCAAGATAGTTCAGAATTCTCTGGAGCTGCCTAACATTAAATTGGACATATTTCCAAACAAACTAAACTATAGACCAGGCGAAATTGCTAACTTTGAGATACATGTATCAAATGTTACTACAAATTCAATAAGTACATGGATAACAAGTCCCAACGGTAATGCAAGCCCAGCCATATTATTGCCAATGGATACAACTGAAATTATCATACCCCACAAGATTGCTCAAAATGACAGCCGGGGGACATGGAAACTGTATGTGAATTATGATGGAATTATAAAAAATTCATCTTTTAACGTAGATGGGTCACCAGTTGACAGTGGAGAGATTCTAGATCCAGTTCAATACAACATTCCCACCTTTGTTTCAGCAATCAATTCAACAACATTCAAGTCTCCAACTGGTATAGCCATTGATCAAGACAACAATATCTACGTTGTAGATTCCGGAAATTCGAAAATAAAAAAGTTCGATGATAAAAACAACCTGCTTCTCTCATGGGGTGATGTAGGTTCAGCAAGTGGACAATTCAAAAATCCATCAGGCATATTTGTAAATGAAAACTATGTGTATGTAGCAGACAGTGGAAATTCAAGAATAATCATGTTCAACAAGACTGGAAGTTTTGTTTATTCATGGGGTACGTATGGTGATAATCCAGGCATGTTTCAGATACCAACTGCAATAAATTCAGATCACAGTGGTGATCTTGTTGTAGGAGACATGGGACGAGGATCTATTCAATTGTTTGACAACAAGGGCACTTATGAAGATAAGATAGACTCATCATTTGCAGACGGGGCTAGTTTCTCAGGCATTAAAGCATTAGCATTTGATTCAAGAGATAACTTGTACACTATTTCAACAGACAACAAGATATTGAAATATTCTAGTATTGGAAAATTTCTAAACTGGTATGGATCCACAGGAACTGATGATGGCAGATTTATCAATCCGTCAGCAATAGCTATTGATTCTAAAGATAACATCTATGTAGCAGACACCGGCAATCATAGAATCCAAAAATTTGACTCTCATGGAAACTTTCTTTGGAGTTGGAGTATGCAACAAAATGGGCAGGGTGGGTTTGAACAGCCCGTTGGTCTTGCGATTGACGCAGCAGATAATATCTATGTTGTAGATAAGCAAGAGAACAGTGTACAGAAATTTGCACTCTATGGTGGAACTGCGAACATTTTGCCTAGCTGGATAAAAAATACATCCATTGGGTGGGCGGAGGGAGTTTTAGGCAAAAAAGATTTTTCTCAAGCAGTGATATATGTAGTAAATCAAGGCATAATCAAAACACCATCAATGAATCTAGATGACACTATGAAAATTCCAAATTGGTTAAAGGGAAATGTGAGACAGTGGTATTCAGGCCAAATTGATGATAATACTTTTTGGGCTGCTATCCAACATCTCTTATCAATTGGAGCGATGAAGATTTAG
- a CDS encoding 7-carboxy-7-deazaguanine synthase QueE, translated as MNVRLYEIFTSVEGEGILYGTKTLFVRLSGCPFKCFYCDTKGALPMNSGKEYSISKAKELIKKNLKKNTYKVNFTGGDPLAQSKAVAELANFVQSKKIHTYLESSCYDSSKFAEVLPYINFVKIEFKTPESGFVDSKHYSKLLENELECLRLAKKSKKTTYVKVVISSKTQLGPFKKLLRQIFKIMSKTELAGFIIQPTYGISEPSLEHLFSFYDLVYAYDDQVRIVPQLHKFIGAP; from the coding sequence TTGAACGTACGGCTTTATGAGATATTTACATCTGTTGAAGGGGAAGGAATACTGTATGGTACAAAGACTCTCTTTGTAAGATTGTCAGGATGCCCTTTCAAGTGTTTTTATTGTGATACTAAAGGGGCACTCCCAATGAATTCTGGAAAGGAATATTCAATTAGTAAAGCAAAAGAACTAATCAAAAAGAATCTCAAGAAAAATACATACAAAGTTAATTTTACTGGCGGAGATCCGCTTGCTCAGTCAAAAGCTGTTGCAGAATTGGCAAACTTTGTTCAAAGTAAAAAAATTCATACTTATCTAGAATCATCTTGTTATGATTCTTCCAAGTTTGCAGAAGTTCTTCCTTACATCAATTTTGTAAAAATTGAATTTAAAACTCCAGAATCAGGCTTTGTTGATTCAAAACATTATTCTAAACTTTTAGAAAATGAACTTGAATGCCTAAGGCTAGCGAAAAAATCAAAGAAAACAACCTATGTAAAGGTAGTAATAAGTTCAAAGACACAATTGGGCCCATTCAAGAAACTTCTCAGACAAATATTCAAAATAATGTCAAAAACGGAACTTGCAGGATTTATAATACAGCCTACGTATGGTATTTCCGAACCTAGTTTGGAACATCTATTTAGCTTTTATGATTTAGTTTATGCCTATGATGATCAAGTTAGAATAGTACCACAGCTTCATAAATTCATAGGTGCACCTTGA